A stretch of Imperialibacter roseus DNA encodes these proteins:
- a CDS encoding S41 family peptidase, with product MKKRIIRGSLLMLVIGGIFSLSFTEPDDKYFQIAKSLDIFATLFKEVNTYYVDEVSPDDMVKSGINAMLSSLDPYTDFISEDEYDDFRTITTGQYGGIGALVGKRDGYSTIIMPFKDFPAYRAGLQIGDKVTKIDGKDIVGKYSDNISDLLKGPVNTPIVLTIERYGVEKAFDVPLVREKITINNVPFYGLFQSDIGYIRLSDFTTDAGKEVRNALTDLKKQGAKYIVLDLRGNPGGLLDEAINVSNAFVKKGSEIVTTKGKVKDWNKAYKAYQDAVDTEIPLAVLVNGGSASAAEIVAGVIQDYDRGVLIGRRTFGKGLVQATRPLAYNSQLKITTAKYYIPSGRCIQAIDYAHRNPDGSVAKIPDSLMVAFKTSKGRVVFDGGGVNPDITAEMIEYAPVTLGLVNGNHVFDYATKYHFEHKTIPSPAAFKLSDEEFADFKRWLAKRDLKYSSAMERSLDGFEASAKKEQYLTLLENEIQQLRSQLNKMKSTDLEQFKDEIKEVLEEEILSRYYFEAGIIESSFSYDPDILEAVKLFRADGRYTELLNPTN from the coding sequence ATGAAAAAAAGAATTATCAGAGGCAGTTTGTTGATGCTGGTTATTGGAGGAATTTTTAGCCTTTCATTTACTGAGCCAGACGACAAATACTTTCAGATAGCGAAGAGTCTGGATATTTTTGCCACACTTTTTAAAGAGGTGAATACCTACTATGTTGATGAGGTTAGCCCGGATGACATGGTGAAAAGTGGCATCAATGCTATGCTTAGTTCACTTGACCCCTACACAGACTTTATTTCAGAAGACGAGTATGACGACTTTCGTACCATCACCACAGGCCAGTATGGTGGCATAGGGGCCCTGGTCGGGAAGAGGGATGGCTATAGCACCATCATTATGCCTTTTAAGGATTTTCCGGCCTATCGGGCCGGACTTCAAATAGGCGACAAGGTGACTAAAATAGACGGTAAAGACATTGTAGGAAAGTATTCAGACAATATTAGTGACCTTTTGAAGGGCCCTGTTAACACCCCCATTGTCTTAACCATTGAAAGATACGGCGTAGAAAAAGCTTTTGATGTACCCCTCGTCAGGGAAAAAATCACGATCAACAACGTCCCGTTCTATGGGCTCTTTCAATCCGATATCGGCTACATCCGGCTGTCTGACTTCACCACCGACGCAGGCAAAGAAGTAAGAAACGCATTAACTGATCTCAAAAAACAAGGCGCTAAATATATTGTGTTGGATCTAAGGGGCAATCCCGGTGGTTTGCTCGACGAAGCAATCAATGTATCCAACGCATTTGTTAAAAAAGGATCGGAGATCGTAACCACCAAAGGCAAAGTGAAGGATTGGAACAAAGCTTACAAAGCCTATCAGGATGCGGTTGACACCGAAATCCCCTTGGCTGTTCTGGTGAACGGAGGCAGTGCATCGGCGGCGGAAATTGTTGCGGGCGTTATTCAAGACTATGACAGGGGTGTGTTGATAGGCAGAAGAACATTTGGGAAGGGACTCGTGCAGGCAACCAGGCCACTGGCATACAATTCCCAGTTAAAAATTACAACAGCCAAATACTACATACCAAGCGGTCGATGCATTCAGGCGATCGATTATGCCCACAGAAACCCAGACGGAAGTGTGGCAAAGATTCCTGACTCACTAATGGTGGCCTTTAAAACCTCAAAAGGCAGGGTGGTCTTCGACGGTGGTGGCGTTAATCCCGACATTACAGCGGAAATGATTGAGTATGCGCCGGTCACTCTTGGTCTGGTCAATGGCAATCATGTCTTCGATTATGCAACCAAATATCATTTTGAGCACAAAACGATTCCATCCCCTGCCGCATTTAAACTGTCGGATGAGGAATTCGCTGATTTCAAAAGATGGTTGGCTAAACGAGATTTGAAATACTCAAGCGCCATGGAAAGGTCACTTGATGGGTTCGAGGCCTCTGCAAAAAAGGAGCAGTACCTCACACTGCTGGAAAATGAAATCCAACAACTGAGAAGTCAGTTGAATAAGATGAAGAGCACAGACTTGGAACAATTCAAGGATGAGATAAAAGAGGTGCTCGAAGAAGAGATATTAAGTCGCTACTACTTCGAGGCAGGCATTATCGAATCTTCTTTCAGCTATGACCCCGATATCCTCGAAGCTGTAAAGCTTTTCCGGGCTGACGGCAGGTACACAGAGCTATTAAATCCAACCAACTAA
- a CDS encoding ribonuclease P protein component: protein MESPVPEGVNQILFSVSKKNFKRAVDRNLLRRRMFEAYRLHKHTLTSLPDQENFLLIAYIYVGKEKATYQLIERQLIAALKRLNDVKSAKT from the coding sequence ATGGAATCCCCTGTTCCTGAAGGGGTTAATCAGATTCTTTTTTCAGTATCGAAGAAGAACTTTAAGAGAGCAGTAGACAGAAACCTGCTTCGGCGCAGAATGTTCGAAGCTTATCGACTGCACAAGCACACACTCACGTCCCTGCCTGATCAGGAGAATTTCCTCTTAATCGCCTATATTTACGTTGGTAAAGAAAAAGCCACCTATCAACTTATCGAGCGTCAACTAATTGCGGCGTTGAAGCGTTTGAATGATGTGAAAAGTGCAAAAACATAG
- a CDS encoding DUF2480 family protein, protein MEQPIVNRVASSSLISLDLAEFIPQGERAVFDLKDYLFQGMILREKDFRLAIKQFDWSVFQGKSVAIYCSTDAIIPTWAYMLVATKVNGVAAFSMKGSPEELEKKLFLRELDKKDWSTFDGAKVIIKGCSNLVDPDFSFFEATQRLIPWVSSLMYGEPCSTVPVFKKMS, encoded by the coding sequence ATGGAACAACCAATTGTCAATAGAGTAGCTAGTAGTTCATTGATTTCCCTCGACCTGGCCGAGTTTATCCCTCAGGGTGAAAGGGCAGTATTCGATCTGAAAGACTACCTTTTTCAGGGAATGATTCTTAGAGAAAAAGATTTTAGGCTGGCCATTAAGCAATTTGATTGGTCTGTCTTTCAGGGAAAGTCGGTCGCTATTTACTGCTCGACTGATGCAATTATCCCCACCTGGGCTTATATGTTAGTGGCCACTAAGGTGAATGGTGTGGCTGCGTTCAGCATGAAGGGCTCTCCTGAGGAGCTTGAAAAGAAATTATTTCTGCGAGAGTTAGATAAAAAGGACTGGTCAACTTTCGATGGGGCTAAAGTAATTATCAAAGGTTGCAGCAATTTGGTTGATCCTGATTTTTCTTTTTTTGAAGCAACGCAAAGGCTAATTCCCTGGGTTTCAAGCCTTATGTACGGAGAGCCTTGTAGTACGGTGCCAGTGTTCAAAAAAATGTCATAA
- the tsaB gene encoding tRNA (adenosine(37)-N6)-threonylcarbamoyltransferase complex dimerization subunit type 1 TsaB yields the protein MSVILCLETATTVCSVAIFADKQLLGYQEYRIDKSHSNLLPSIIDTTLHGLSLSKADLTAVAVSEGPGSYTGLRIGTSIAKGLCYALEIPLLSVNTLHAMAAEVKKFNTKGAFLCPMIDARRMEVYACVMNSEGGVEQETAPHIIDEHSFSEYLKKHEVWFFGNGSDKCKELIGKNANAVFISDMVPSAKYMGELAQEQLQSASFKDLAYFEPFYLKEFRATKPKSVS from the coding sequence ATGTCCGTTATTTTATGTTTGGAGACAGCCACTACGGTTTGCTCTGTGGCTATTTTTGCCGACAAACAGTTGTTGGGTTACCAGGAGTACAGGATAGACAAGTCACACTCAAACCTGTTGCCTTCTATTATTGATACTACGTTGCATGGATTGTCTCTCAGTAAGGCTGATTTGACGGCAGTCGCTGTTTCTGAAGGCCCCGGCTCATATACCGGCCTTCGGATAGGCACGTCTATCGCTAAAGGCTTGTGCTATGCATTAGAAATACCACTACTTTCGGTAAATACCTTGCATGCCATGGCGGCGGAAGTGAAGAAGTTTAATACGAAGGGCGCTTTTCTATGCCCAATGATAGATGCCAGGCGAATGGAAGTGTATGCCTGTGTGATGAATTCGGAAGGGGGTGTTGAGCAGGAAACTGCGCCACATATAATAGATGAGCATTCATTTTCTGAATACCTTAAGAAACATGAGGTTTGGTTTTTTGGGAATGGCTCCGACAAGTGCAAAGAACTGATAGGTAAAAATGCTAATGCCGTTTTCATATCCGACATGGTGCCCTCAGCAAAGTACATGGGTGAGTTGGCGCAGGAGCAGCTACAGTCTGCATCGTTCAAAGATCTGGCCTACTTCGAGCCGTTTTATTTAAAAGAGTTCAGAGCAACCAAACCAAAATCGGTTAGCTAG